A region from the Takifugu rubripes chromosome 22, fTakRub1.2, whole genome shotgun sequence genome encodes:
- the pex19 gene encoding peroxisomal biogenesis factor 19 — translation MALATLPVPGYDALDKRHLRNRNLCPCGPRVFGEDNVMASGTGQTSSGHDAELDELLDSALNDFETTSTIRSTGASPSDHNNVGKPPLLEDCKFFETLFEGEMAAQAKDDWDKAMSELAHEEPELLQHFQRLSEAAGKVGTDTASQQEFTSCLKDTLRGLAKNTDGLQTSGLAGDDLVKALEDLGLGEGGDGGGDDSNILPIMQSIMQNLLSKEVLYPSLKDITAKYPKWLEANKTSLSSEDYLRYEQQAQIMTEICGHFERGKQESEKESTFENIMDLMQKLQELGQPPRELAGDAPPGFNFNPDSLNLPGGPEKGEAEQCSIM, via the exons ATGGCGCTAGCTACACTTCCGGTGCCAGGATATGACGCACTTGACAAGCGACATCTTCGCAATAGAAACCTCTGTCCCTGTGGACCGAGGGTGTTTGGAGAGGATAACGTCATGGCGTCTGGGACAGGACAGACTTCCAGTGGACACGATGCAGAATTGGACGAATTGTTGGACA GTGCATTAAATGACTTTGAGACTACATCAACTATTAGGTCTACAGGTGCTTCCCCCTCAGACCACAACAATGTAGGGAAG CCTCCCTTGCTTGAAGACTGCAAATTCTTTGAGACACTTTTTGAAGGTGAAATGGCTGCACAAGCTAAGGATGACTGGGATAAAGCTATGAGTGAGCTGGCCCACGAAGAGCCAGAACTACTGCAACACTTTCAGAGGCTGTCAGAGGCTGCAGGCAAAGTTG GTACTGACACGGCATCCCAGCAAGAGTTTACTTCTTGTCTGAAAGACACCCTCCGTGGCCTGGCCAAAAATACAGATGGCCTTCAA ACTTCTGGACTAGCTGGAGATGACCTAGTCAAGGCTCTAGAAGACCTGGGATTGGGGgagggaggtgatggaggtggtgatGACAGTAATATCCTGCCCATCATGCAGTCCATCATGCAGAACCTTCTTTCTAAAGAAGTGCTTTACCCATCTCTGAAAGACATCACTGCTAAG TATCCGAAATGGTTGGAAGCCAACAAGACCAGCCTTAGTTCAGAAGATTACCTACGCTATGAACAGCAAGCTCAAATAATGACAGAAATATGTGGGCACTTTGAGAGGGGAAAGCAAGAATCGGAAAAAGAAAGCACTTTTGAGAATATCATGGACCTCATGCAAAAG CTTCAAGAACTTGGTCAGCCACCCAGAGAACTAGCAGGGGATGCT CCTCCAGGTTTTAATTTTAACCCAGATTCCCTTAATCTGCCAGGAGGTCCTGAGAAAGGGGAAGCAGAGCAGTGCTCTATCATGTGA